A genomic segment from bacterium HR17 encodes:
- the fepC gene encoding Ferric enterobactin transport ATP-binding protein FepC, whose amino-acid sequence MALSSLTAGHPQVCIAVQGVTVAFRAVTALHDVTFSVHAGDLVVLLGPNGAGKTTLLRTIARAVTPQKGAVLLDGKAVTEVPVRHLMRRLSVVPQTEGTAFAFTVLDIVLMGRIPHLAPLAPFSPHDWQVVRDAMEATDTWHLRDRLFTELSGGERRRVLLAKALAQEPQVLLLDEPTANLDLHYQLEVVELVQRLNRDRRLTVLVVMHDLNLATMLGNRFILMQGGRIVAMGDVDAVLTPQNLQQVYGVPVLVLRHPLTGKPLIVLTERRIVPLNAVRVHVVCGGGTGGEVMALLVAAGCQVTAGALNRGDSDYEAAQLLGVPVAEEQPFMPLSERAIAEARRLIAAADVVILTDVPFGWGNLANLHAIAEAAQGLVVIFNPETMAQRDFVNGQATTLLQRIYATKRVATVHSLEELQRLLGRA is encoded by the coding sequence ATGGCGCTGTCGTCTTTAACCGCTGGACATCCGCAAGTCTGCATCGCGGTGCAAGGCGTTACGGTAGCGTTTCGCGCCGTTACCGCCCTGCACGATGTCACCTTTTCCGTCCACGCGGGCGATTTGGTCGTATTGCTCGGCCCCAACGGAGCGGGCAAGACGACACTGTTGCGCACCATTGCCCGTGCCGTCACGCCCCAAAAAGGTGCGGTGTTGTTGGACGGCAAAGCGGTCACGGAGGTGCCTGTCCGCCACCTGATGCGCCGCCTCAGCGTCGTCCCGCAAACGGAAGGCACCGCCTTCGCTTTCACCGTCTTGGACATCGTGCTGATGGGGCGTATCCCGCATCTCGCCCCGTTGGCGCCCTTTTCGCCCCACGATTGGCAAGTTGTCCGCGACGCAATGGAAGCGACCGACACTTGGCACTTGCGCGACCGCCTGTTCACTGAACTGTCGGGGGGCGAGCGACGGCGCGTCTTGCTGGCAAAAGCGTTAGCCCAAGAGCCACAGGTGCTGCTGCTGGACGAACCGACTGCCAACTTGGATTTGCACTACCAACTGGAAGTCGTGGAGTTGGTCCAGCGGCTCAACCGTGACCGCCGGTTGACCGTTTTGGTCGTCATGCACGACCTCAACTTGGCGACGATGTTGGGCAACCGCTTTATTCTCATGCAAGGCGGGCGCATCGTAGCGATGGGCGATGTCGATGCTGTCCTCACGCCGCAAAACTTGCAGCAAGTTTATGGCGTCCCCGTTTTGGTGCTCCGCCACCCGCTAACGGGCAAGCCGCTCATCGTTTTGACCGAACGGCGCATCGTGCCCCTCAACGCCGTTCGTGTCCATGTCGTCTGCGGCGGCGGGACGGGCGGTGAAGTGATGGCGTTGCTTGTCGCTGCCGGTTGCCAAGTGACCGCAGGGGCACTCAATCGGGGCGACAGCGACTACGAAGCGGCACAACTGTTAGGCGTGCCTGTCGCCGAAGAGCAACCTTTCATGCCCCTTTCCGAGCGCGCCATCGCGGAGGCGCGCCGCCTTATCGCCGCCGCCGATGTCGTCATCTTGACCGATGTCCCCTTCGGCTGGGGCAACCTCGCCAACTTGCACGCCATCGCGGAAGCAGCGCAAGGGCTCGTCGTCATTTTCAACCCCGAAACAATGGCGCAACGCGATTTCGTCAACGGTCAAGCGACTACCTTGCTGCAGCGAATCTACGCCACCAAACGCGTCGCTACCGTTCATTCGCTGG
- the pdtaR gene encoding putative transcriptional regulatory protein pdtaR encodes MRVLVADDEWLVREEVKASLQEVGHTVVGEAGDGETALQLAKTLRPDVAVLDIKMPERDGIEVARELVKDGICAAVLLTAYALPEFVQRATEAGAFGYLTKPFDPKALDAALHIAVARFNEFRQLQAEIGELEEELATRKLVERAKGLLMKHYNLDEAEAYRILQRRSMETRKPMREVAEAVLMALELLEEPTAQKRKSGKRKEGQSGKPSGQQTG; translated from the coding sequence ATGCGGGTTCTGGTCGCCGATGACGAATGGCTTGTCCGTGAGGAAGTCAAGGCGTCCCTTCAAGAGGTAGGGCACACAGTCGTCGGGGAAGCAGGTGACGGCGAGACAGCGTTGCAGTTGGCAAAAACACTTCGCCCCGATGTCGCTGTGCTGGACATCAAGATGCCTGAACGGGACGGGATTGAGGTCGCCCGTGAGTTGGTCAAGGACGGCATTTGCGCAGCGGTATTGCTGACGGCATATGCGTTGCCCGAATTCGTGCAGCGGGCGACGGAAGCGGGGGCGTTCGGCTACTTGACCAAACCCTTTGACCCGAAGGCGTTGGACGCAGCGCTACATATCGCCGTCGCACGCTTCAACGAATTTCGGCAACTGCAAGCGGAAATCGGGGAACTGGAAGAGGAACTGGCGACGCGCAAATTGGTGGAGCGGGCGAAAGGGTTGCTGATGAAGCACTACAACTTGGACGAGGCGGAAGCCTACCGCATCCTGCAGCGCCGCAGCATGGAGACGCGCAAGCCGATGCGCGAAGTGGCGGAAGCGGTGCTGATGGCGTTGGAGCTGCTGGAAGAGCCGACAGCACAAAAGCGTAAGAGCGGAAAACGCAAGGAGGGACAAAGCGGCAAACCGTCCGGTCAGCAAACAGGCTGA
- a CDS encoding Alpha-monoglucosyldiacylglycerol synthase produces the protein MRIAFVTECYRPVRNGIVTVIETLTAGLQQRGHEVLIVAPHHPRAEKDESQVVRVPSVPNPFYPDYPAAVPFAPQLTRALDDFRPDIVHTHSFMWLCRFALRYARKRGIPVVTTYHTLVTEYLHYAPLPRWLSRRFIAYWSASFCNACAVVVVVSPLAETLLRSFGVKVPIEFIPTGIDAERFSHGDGYRVRKSLGIPMTASVLLFIGRIAKEKNIAFLLDAVAPILAERPRTYLVLVGDGPELAAMQAKARRLVSGERILFVGSRPYQEIPHFLAAADVFVFASVTEMQGLAVCEAMMAGLPVVVVGEGGVRYFVKDGETGFVVPHDAIGFANAVRTLLDKPHLRMAMAERARQYARQFLSVAACLDRLEQLYHQVFADRLARV, from the coding sequence ATGCGTATCGCTTTTGTGACGGAGTGCTATCGCCCTGTCCGCAACGGCATCGTGACGGTCATTGAAACGCTGACGGCAGGATTGCAGCAGCGGGGGCATGAAGTGCTCATCGTTGCTCCGCATCACCCCCGCGCAGAAAAGGACGAATCGCAAGTCGTGCGGGTGCCGTCCGTGCCTAACCCGTTTTATCCCGACTATCCTGCGGCTGTCCCCTTTGCGCCCCAACTGACGCGGGCATTAGACGATTTTCGCCCTGACATCGTGCACACCCATTCGTTCATGTGGTTGTGCCGCTTCGCGTTGCGCTACGCGCGCAAGCGGGGCATCCCTGTCGTGACGACCTACCACACGCTCGTCACGGAATACTTACACTACGCGCCTTTGCCCCGTTGGCTAAGTCGGCGGTTCATCGCTTACTGGAGCGCCTCGTTTTGCAATGCGTGTGCGGTGGTGGTTGTCGTGTCACCATTGGCGGAGACATTGCTGCGGTCGTTCGGGGTGAAAGTGCCGATTGAGTTCATCCCGACAGGCATTGATGCGGAGCGGTTCAGTCACGGCGACGGATATCGCGTCCGCAAAAGTTTAGGCATCCCGATGACAGCGAGCGTGCTGTTGTTCATCGGGCGCATCGCCAAGGAGAAAAACATCGCTTTTTTGCTGGACGCTGTGGCGCCGATTTTGGCGGAGCGTCCCCGCACCTACTTGGTGTTGGTCGGCGATGGACCTGAGCTGGCAGCGATGCAGGCAAAGGCGCGGCGGTTGGTGAGCGGTGAGCGCATTTTGTTCGTCGGCAGCCGCCCGTATCAGGAAATCCCGCATTTTTTGGCGGCAGCGGATGTGTTCGTGTTTGCGTCGGTGACAGAAATGCAAGGGTTAGCGGTGTGTGAAGCGATGATGGCAGGATTGCCCGTCGTGGTTGTCGGGGAAGGCGGCGTGCGCTATTTCGTCAAGGACGGCGAGACAGGCTTCGTCGTGCCCCACGACGCGATAGGGTTCGCCAACGCCGTGCGGACGCTGTTGGATAAACCGCACCTGCGGATGGCGATGGCGGAACGCGCCCGCCAATACGCGCGTCAATTTCTGTCGGTGGCTGCGTGCCTGGACCGTCTGGAGCAACTTTACCATCAAGTGTTCGCCGACCGATTGGCGCGCGTTTGA